The Sphingomonas sanguinis nucleotide sequence CTATGTCAACGCCCGCTATTCGCCCCACTACAAGGTGACGCCCGCCGAGCTCGAATGGTTGGCTGAGCGCGTGGCGCTGCTCCAGCAGCTGGTCAAGGATGCGTGCGAGGCACGGCTCGCCTCGGGCTGATCTGTTGATGTCCAAGGAATTTTAGCAGTCGGCGCCCCGGGCGCTGGCGCACCCGGTCGTGCTCTCGCGGCACGCCGCCGAGCCGCGGCTGCGTCTCGGCCATTCGGCGTCGATCACTGGCGCGAGGGTGCGGTCGCCGCTTGTGCGGCGGCGGCGTGGTCTGGGCCTCCCCGGTCAGCGGGAGTGGCCGGCGCGCCCTCCTAGGCCCGGCGCGACCGGCGGCAACCCGCAAGGCTTGCGGGTGCTCCAGTGCCTTGCGCCCTTCGGTGCCGCCGCCCGCTCGAACCGGGCCTTCCGGTCGCTCGTCGCCGTCCACCCCCCGCTGTCCGGGGGCCATGCTGGGCGGGGAAAGGAGATCGGGACATGCACAGGAACACCCATGAACGTCGTGTTTCGGGAGAGCGCCGGGAGCCGCGCGAGGATCGCGCATCGCTCTATGACGAGGTGACGGGGCGGATCATCGCCGACCTGGAGGCGGGGCAATTGCCCTGGGTTCGGCCATGGGGAACGGACGGGTCGAGTGTCGGTCCCGGCCTGCCGCGCAACGCGCTGACCGGCCGGCCCTATTCGGGGATCAATATCCTGATCCTCTGGGGCGAGGTCATCGCCAAGGGCTATCCGTCGCAGGGCTGGCTGACCTTCCGGCAGGCGCTGGCGGCGGGCGGTCATGTCCGCAAGGGCGAGGTTGGCGCCACCGTCGTCTATGCCGATCGCTTCGTGCCCGAGGCGGAGAAGGAACGCGCGCTTGCCGAGGGTGGCGACGCCCGCGCGGTCCCGTTCCTCAAGCGCTTCACCGTCTTCAACGCCGCGCAATGCGAGGGGCTGCCCGCCGATCTCGCCGCGGATCCGGTGCCCTTGCCCGAGCGCGAGATCGTGCCGGTCGCCGAGGAGGTCATCGCTGCCTCCGGCGTCGCGTTCCGGGTCGGGGGCGACAAGGCCTATTATGCGCCGTCGCAGGATTTCGTCGTCGTGCCGCCGCAGCCGGCCTTCTTCGACCAGGTCAATTACTACCGAACCTGCCTCCACGAACTGACGCACGCGACCGGTCATCCCGCGCGCCTGGGCCGTGACCTGTCCAGCGCCTTCGGGACGCCCGGCTATGCCCGCGAGGAACTGGTCGCCGAGATGGGATCGGCCTTTCTCTGCGCCGCACTCGGCATCGTGCCGACCGTCCGCCATGCCGATTATATCGCCGCGTGGCTCGCCGTTTTGCGCGAAGACAACCGCGCCATCTTCCGCGCCGCTGGTGCCGCGTCGCGCGCCGCCGACTGGCTGCTCGCCCGGCATGCCGAGGCACAAGCCCGGAGGGCGGCGGCATGACCCTCCTGACCCCCGACCTGCGCTTCGCCTTGCGTGCCAACGACCTGGCCCGCCGCGCCGCCGCGCGTGCCGGTGAGGCGGAGCCGGCCCCCGTGCCAGTGGTGAAGCTGTTTAATCCGCTCGGCGCCGGAACATGGCTGGCGACCGAACTCTGGGAGGATGGCGACACGCTGTTCGGCCTCGCCGATCTCGGCTTCGGCTGTCCCGAACTCGGTGCCTTCTCGCTGCGCGAACTCGCCTCTCTCCGCTTGCCCTACGGGCTCGGTATCGAGCGCGACATCGGCTTCGAAGGCCTCGCACCGCTCTCGGTCTGGGCGGCGACGGCGCGAAGCGCCGGGTCGATCATCTGGGCGGAGGTCCTGTTGCGGCGGACGCCACCCGCCGAACCGGAGGACGGATAACGCGTACGAAGGGGAGCCGGTCGCCATCGCACCGGCTCCCCAATACCGCGCTAGGCGAGGGATTGCCTCGCGACGCGCTGACGCGACCACGGCGACCGGGGCTGGAGAAAGTTCGCGCGCCGCCGCCCCGCTGCGGGGGCGGCGGCGCGCTGTCGAAAGTGCAGTAATCGAGTTTGGTTGCGATACCCGCCATCGACAAAATGACAGCTTATCGATGCGGACGAGGACGTGCTGCCTCGCGAGCGTCGATGTCTGCGGCGAGTATTAACGGGGCCATCGCCACAACAATCAACTCGACCCGCTCGGCATACATGGCAACGGCGGGCGGTGGCACGGCACCCGGCGCTGACGTACCTGAACCGCATTCCCCCGCCCGTCGGGATGTCACCACTCGGGAGGATCGCGGCTCACGCAGGTCGATCAGGCCAATTGGGCGGTCGCTCTCCTCACCGCCTATGGCCTTCATTTCCAGCCGTCGAACCGCTGCCGGACAAGGGGTGGCCGCGCTTGGTAATCGGTCTATCGGCGGCAGGATCCAAGCCCGGGATCACGCCCATGGGGAACTGGCCGGCTGGCGAATCCGGCATCGGTCATCACGGCGCTCCCGATCTGTTCGGTGTCCAAGTCTCCCAAGCAAGAGCCGTCCTCCCACGGCCTCGCCGACGGCGGGTCTGGCAGGCCCGCTCCTGTTCCCGCGCAACGGCTGCGCCGTCCTCCACGTCCGTTTCGGCCTTCGGTGCGCGTCGTCGCGCGCCTGCCGGTCGACCGCCTGTCGAGGCCGCAAGAGGGCGGCGCTCGCGAGCAAGGAGACAGTGACATGGCACAGATCGGCAGCTTCGTCCGCGACGACAACGGCGTCTTCGCAGGCACCATCCGCACCCTGACGCTCAACACCAAGGCGACGATCCGCCCCTGCGAACGCGACAACGACCGCGCGCCCGACCACCGCATCCACGCCGGTGCGATCGAGATCGGCGCGGCCTGGACCAAGGCCGCGCGCGAGAGCGGGACCGAGTATCTCAGCCTCAAGATCGACGATCCCTCGCTGCCCGCACCCATCTACGCACAGCTGGTGCAGGGCGACGGCGCGGAGTGGAAGCTCATCTGGTCCCGCTGACCAACCCAGGGGGTGTCGAAGACCGCCTGTGCGGTTTCCGACACTCCCGCCTCAAGGCCGGTTCCCGCAGTCCTGGGGTCCCAGGCGACCGATCCCGGGTCGCCGATTTGCGAAGGACACCGGAAGCATGGACCTCGACGACGAGATTGCCCGCGCGAACCGCGCTAGGCGTGGTTCGCCCTTCCTCAACACCGACCAGGCCGCTGCCTATCTCAAGCTGTCGGCCCGACAGCTGAAGCGCCTGCGTCGCGCCGGCAAGGGGCCGGTCTATCGCCGCCACAGCCGCTTCGTCCAATATCATATAGACGACCTCGACGGCTGGAGCCGCGATCATGCCGGGCGGGATTTCGAACGATGAGCGCGCGTCGAACCGGCATCACCGGCACGCCGCTGCTCGACTGGGGCGACACGCTGCGCGCCGCCAAGGCAAGGCATCGTCGCCGGGTCCGGCGGATCGGCATCGGCGCGGTCGGGGTCGCCGCCCTGCTGTTGACCGTCGCGCTGCCCCCCGCCCCCCGCCTCGTCTGGAACGCGAGTGCCAGCGCGCCGATCGGCCTCTATGCGGTCGCCCCGGGCACCGCGGCAGAGCCCGGCGACATGGTGGTCGCCCGGCTGCCCGAGCCCTATCGGCGGCTCGCTGCCACGCGCCGCTACGTGCCCCTGAACGTGCCGCTGGTGAAGCGGGTCGCAGCAGTAGCTGGCGACGACGTCTGCGCGCTGGGACACCAAGTTTTCGTCAACGGGCAGCCGGTTACTAAGCGACTGGACGTTGATCGCGCGGGGCGCTCGTTGCCGCATTGGTCGGGATGTCGGCGGCTGCGCGGGGACCAGCGCTTCCTCCTGATGGACGCGCCCGCATCGTTCGACGGACGCTACTTCGGGGTGACCGAAGGCGTCGACATTGTTGGCAAGGCGCGGCTGCTATGGGCACGGTGAGGCTCTGGATCACTGCCGCGTCGGCTTTCCATGCCGGGCCGGTGCAGGCGGAAACAGTCGCCGACTGGCGTCCCTACATCGTCGAGGCCTCCAACCGTTTCGGGGTGCCGACGGCTTGGATCGAGCGCGTCATGCAGGCCGAGAGCGGTGGGCGGACGATGCTCGACGGGCGCGCGATTCGCTCCTCGGCGGGTGCCATGGGCCTGATGCAATTGATGCCCAGCACTTGGGCCGACATGCGCGCCCGGCTTGGCCTCGGCGACAATCCCGACGACCCGCGCGACAACATCCTCGCCGGCACGCTCTACCTGCGGCTGATGTACGATCGATTTGGCTATCCCGGCTTGTTCGCGGCCTATAATGCCGGCCCGGGGCGCTATGCCAATTATCTCGCGGGGCATGCTCGCCTGCCCATCGAGACGGCGGCCTATCTCGCCAGGGTCGCGCCGCCGCCGTCCGGCCGGGTACCGGTGCCGATACAGTTAGCCCCGCCGCCATCGCTGTTCGCGGTGCGAAGGGATGTGCGAGTGGTCGATCCGGGTAACGAAAAATCGGCTGTCGAATCGTCTATCTTCGTCGCGCTGTCGAAGGCTGATTGAGCGTGATGAGCCTCCCATATTCGCTTCACGGCGCGATACTCCGCCGCCCTCCTTATAGCTGCTCGGCCACCCTGCCGATGCCGTTCCCGATGGTGAGGATGATCACCCGGAAGGTCGTCATGAACATGGTCGAGGGCGCAGGTGCGGCGTCGGACCGCGAGACGTACGCATCGCGCGCTTGGGTGGAATGTCCGTACGGACACGGTGTCGGCGAGGCATTGGCGCACCGGTTTCCGGGGGCCGGCGAAGCGGCATTCCGCTGGAATACGTGCGGCAAGGAACGCTGGGCCGGGCGCTCGATACCACGCTCGGGGCACTCTCAACCGGAGCTCTCTAGCGGGGATAGATGGCGGCGGCTCAGCGTCAGTTCTGCCCCATTTTCGAGCCTTGGGGATGCGGAGGAAGGGAGGAAGGGGAAACAAGATAAAGGCAGTGTCTCGCGACCCTGCATAAGCGATTGTCTGCACATCCTTTTTTTAAGAGACATCAGCCTTTGGTTGCGAGACTGTCGCGCGAGAAATGGCGGAAATCCGTCATTTCCGGCCCGAAATCGCGAGACTTCGGGGCATTTCGATGCCTGACGATGATTTCAAGCCCAAGCTGGGCAAGAGCCGGAGCAAGGACGGCAAGCGCGAGGCGAAATATGGCGGGCGCATCCTTGCAGCGGCGCGGCTCGCCGGCACGAAGACGGGTGTGAAGGCGCGACGCTTCGACGGCAGCCGGATCGGGCGTGGCGCGAGCGTCGGCCGGCTGCTTTCGAGCCGCGATCGATTTACAGGCATGCGCGTGCGGCGGGCGGTGGTGAAGGCGAGTTTGATCCGGCTTCGCGGGAAAGGCGGCCAAGCCGCCCGCGCGCACATGCGCTACATCCAGCGCGATGGCGTCACGCGCGAGGG carries:
- a CDS encoding ArdC family protein, which translates into the protein MHRNTHERRVSGERREPREDRASLYDEVTGRIIADLEAGQLPWVRPWGTDGSSVGPGLPRNALTGRPYSGINILILWGEVIAKGYPSQGWLTFRQALAAGGHVRKGEVGATVVYADRFVPEAEKERALAEGGDARAVPFLKRFTVFNAAQCEGLPADLAADPVPLPEREIVPVAEEVIAASGVAFRVGGDKAYYAPSQDFVVVPPQPAFFDQVNYYRTCLHELTHATGHPARLGRDLSSAFGTPGYAREELVAEMGSAFLCAALGIVPTVRHADYIAAWLAVLREDNRAIFRAAGAASRAADWLLARHAEAQARRAAA
- a CDS encoding DUF2958 domain-containing protein, encoding MTLLTPDLRFALRANDLARRAAARAGEAEPAPVPVVKLFNPLGAGTWLATELWEDGDTLFGLADLGFGCPELGAFSLRELASLRLPYGLGIERDIGFEGLAPLSVWAATARSAGSIIWAEVLLRRTPPAEPEDG
- a CDS encoding DUF736 domain-containing protein, whose protein sequence is MAQIGSFVRDDNGVFAGTIRTLTLNTKATIRPCERDNDRAPDHRIHAGAIEIGAAWTKAARESGTEYLSLKIDDPSLPAPIYAQLVQGDGAEWKLIWSR
- a CDS encoding helix-turn-helix domain-containing protein, which encodes MDLDDEIARANRARRGSPFLNTDQAAAYLKLSARQLKRLRRAGKGPVYRRHSRFVQYHIDDLDGWSRDHAGRDFER
- a CDS encoding S26 family signal peptidase produces the protein MSARRTGITGTPLLDWGDTLRAAKARHRRRVRRIGIGAVGVAALLLTVALPPAPRLVWNASASAPIGLYAVAPGTAAEPGDMVVARLPEPYRRLAATRRYVPLNVPLVKRVAAVAGDDVCALGHQVFVNGQPVTKRLDVDRAGRSLPHWSGCRRLRGDQRFLLMDAPASFDGRYFGVTEGVDIVGKARLLWAR
- a CDS encoding lytic transglycosylase domain-containing protein yields the protein MGTVRLWITAASAFHAGPVQAETVADWRPYIVEASNRFGVPTAWIERVMQAESGGRTMLDGRAIRSSAGAMGLMQLMPSTWADMRARLGLGDNPDDPRDNILAGTLYLRLMYDRFGYPGLFAAYNAGPGRYANYLAGHARLPIETAAYLARVAPPPSGRVPVPIQLAPPPSLFAVRRDVRVVDPGNEKSAVESSIFVALSKAD